In Acidimicrobiales bacterium, the following are encoded in one genomic region:
- a CDS encoding alpha-ketoglutarate-dependent dioxygenase AlkB, whose amino-acid sequence MPNVLLPGPSGLQGSLFGGGPLRLSLLESTVRHTDLDDDCRIDYVAGWIAGADELFLDLLAGLPWQSHRRWMVDHEVVEPRLSTSISEPSAPLRAMADSLTDHYYRGYVAAWANLYRNGHDSVAWHGDRHRPGSLHDDVALISTGAPRTFRVRPRGGGPSLAWTLTAGDLLVMRGPVQQRFEHCVPKASSAGPRISVAFRCPSGREFDQVVNSGPSGPRRLDHRL is encoded by the coding sequence GTGCCCAACGTCCTCCTCCCCGGCCCCTCGGGCCTTCAGGGGAGCCTCTTCGGTGGCGGTCCACTCCGACTTTCACTGCTCGAGTCCACCGTCCGACACACCGACCTGGATGACGACTGCAGGATTGACTATGTGGCCGGATGGATAGCCGGAGCTGACGAGTTGTTCCTCGACCTCCTCGCAGGCCTTCCCTGGCAGAGTCACCGTCGGTGGATGGTCGACCACGAGGTTGTAGAACCTCGACTCTCGACCAGCATCAGCGAACCGTCGGCTCCCCTGCGCGCGATGGCCGATTCCCTCACGGACCACTACTACCGGGGCTACGTGGCCGCCTGGGCCAACCTCTACCGGAATGGCCACGACAGTGTGGCCTGGCACGGTGACCGGCATCGTCCGGGCAGCCTCCACGATGACGTGGCCCTCATCTCGACAGGTGCCCCCCGTACGTTCCGAGTTCGCCCGCGCGGTGGCGGGCCCTCGCTGGCATGGACTCTCACAGCTGGCGACCTGCTCGTGATGCGTGGGCCGGTCCAGCAGCGGTTCGAGCACTGCGTACCCAAGGCGTCCTCTGCTGGCCCGCGGATCAGCGTCGCCTTCCGTTGTCCCAGTGGTCGCGAGTTTGACCAGGTTGTTAATTCCGGTCCGTCCGGGCCCCGCCGTCTGGACCACCGGCTGTGA
- a CDS encoding enoyl-CoA hydratase family protein: protein MALHETVTDGVATITMDNPPVNALGIADTYGLAALLDGYGKRNDVRAVVLTAEGRGFCAGVDIKEIQAMDTDGGHLGLVEANRSCAEAFRAVYECAIPVVAAVNGFCLGTGIGLVGNADVIVAAEGVGFGLPEVDNGALGAATHLMRLVPAHRARWMLYSCEPASAEELHGYGSVLRVVPADDLAASAVEVAATIASKDGSVIRAAKASMNGIDPVDVRTSYRFEQGFTFELNLLGRGDEARAAFLRGERDPNAAAD, encoded by the coding sequence ATGGCACTGCACGAGACGGTCACTGATGGTGTGGCCACCATCACCATGGACAACCCGCCGGTCAATGCGCTGGGCATCGCCGACACCTATGGCCTGGCCGCCCTGCTGGACGGTTACGGCAAACGCAACGACGTTCGAGCGGTGGTCCTGACCGCCGAGGGGCGGGGCTTCTGCGCCGGCGTGGATATCAAGGAGATTCAGGCAATGGATACCGATGGCGGGCATCTCGGGTTGGTGGAGGCCAACCGATCGTGTGCGGAGGCCTTCCGGGCGGTCTACGAATGCGCCATACCGGTGGTGGCGGCCGTCAACGGGTTCTGTCTGGGAACCGGGATCGGTCTGGTGGGCAACGCAGACGTGATCGTTGCGGCAGAGGGGGTGGGCTTCGGCCTTCCCGAGGTGGATAACGGGGCGCTGGGCGCCGCCACCCACCTAATGCGTCTCGTGCCAGCACACCGGGCCCGCTGGATGCTCTACAGCTGCGAGCCGGCAAGCGCCGAGGAACTACACGGCTATGGCTCGGTCCTACGGGTTGTACCAGCTGATGATCTTGCCGCATCGGCTGTCGAGGTGGCGGCCACCATTGCCTCTAAGGACGGGTCGGTCATCCGTGCTGCTAAGGCATCGATGAACGGAATCGATCCGGTGGATGTCCGAACCAGCTATCGCTTCGAGCAGGGTTTCACCTTCGAATTGAACCTGCTGGGTCGGGGAGATGAGGCCCGGGCAGCCTTTCTGCGAGGCGAACGGGACCCCAACGCTGCCGCCGACTGA
- a CDS encoding SDR family oxidoreductase codes for MGRFDGRVALITGAASGIGRATALRMAGDGAKIVGFDRDVAGLDAVAAEVVASGGAMTTVAGDVSRRTDCGAAVDAAVATHGRLDVLANIAGVVWAERVADITEEGWNRMMEINVSGSFWCAQAALPHLIESRGNIVNIASNAGLMGQAYTVAYSTTKGAVVNMTRALAMEYVKEPVRINAVAPGGVNSPMSQNFKMPDDLDFSLMQPYMGFRKMADPSELANVIAFVASDEASRMHGAIVSVDGGLTAG; via the coding sequence ATGGGACGGTTTGACGGACGGGTGGCCCTCATAACCGGAGCGGCTTCGGGAATAGGGCGGGCCACCGCTCTGCGCATGGCCGGCGACGGGGCGAAGATCGTGGGCTTCGACCGGGACGTTGCGGGTCTCGACGCCGTGGCCGCCGAAGTGGTCGCCTCCGGAGGCGCCATGACCACGGTTGCCGGCGACGTCTCCAGGCGGACCGACTGCGGCGCAGCGGTGGACGCGGCAGTGGCAACCCACGGGCGCCTCGACGTCCTAGCCAATATCGCCGGCGTGGTGTGGGCTGAGCGCGTGGCCGATATCACCGAGGAGGGCTGGAACCGCATGATGGAAATCAACGTGTCAGGCAGTTTTTGGTGTGCTCAGGCTGCGCTCCCCCATCTGATCGAAAGCCGCGGCAACATCGTGAATATCGCTTCGAACGCCGGCCTAATGGGACAGGCCTACACGGTGGCCTACAGCACCACGAAGGGCGCGGTGGTCAACATGACCCGGGCACTAGCCATGGAGTACGTCAAGGAGCCTGTCCGGATCAACGCCGTAGCACCGGGCGGCGTCAACAGTCCCATGAGCCAGAACTTCAAGATGCCCGACGACCTCGACTTTTCCCTGATGCAGCCCTACATGGGCTTCCGAAAGATGGCGGACCCAAGCGAACTGGCCAACGTGATCGCCTTCGTGGCGTCCGACGAGGCCAGTCGCATGCACGGGGCCATCGTCTCAGTGGACGGTGGCCTGACCGCGGGCTGA
- a CDS encoding LLM class flavin-dependent oxidoreductase, producing MILLRFDLRIPPFVDDLTHARQYAEMLEMCRFADEHGFAGVVLSEHHGSEDGFMSAPLVVAAGVLGATRNLFCSVSALLLPLHEPLRVAEDIAAIDLMAPGRISVVAGVGYRDEEFAMFSRDRTRRGRATDESLATMLEAWKGEPFVVNGRTAWVTPRPASDPHSLLAVGGSVEVSAYRAAQHHLPFVPAVHDPELEVAYLAESARVGHETPFCMMPSGPGLVLVTRDPDGLWNRIGENLLYDARAYASWQKPDQRTSWQVDATDLATLRAGGQHAILTPEECVDLIRQTGAAVSHPLCGGIDPAIGWESLQLMADEVLPSLAAG from the coding sequence ATGATCCTTCTCCGATTTGATCTGCGAATCCCGCCGTTTGTAGACGACCTGACACATGCACGCCAGTACGCCGAGATGCTCGAGATGTGTCGATTTGCCGACGAGCACGGGTTCGCCGGGGTCGTCCTGTCAGAGCATCACGGATCCGAGGACGGTTTCATGAGCGCCCCCTTAGTCGTGGCCGCCGGTGTCCTGGGTGCCACCCGCAACCTCTTCTGCTCGGTCTCGGCCCTATTGCTTCCCCTGCACGAGCCACTCCGGGTGGCTGAGGACATAGCGGCCATCGACCTCATGGCCCCCGGCAGGATCAGCGTGGTGGCCGGTGTCGGCTATCGGGACGAGGAGTTCGCCATGTTTAGTCGGGACCGGACCCGTCGAGGCCGGGCCACCGACGAGAGTTTGGCCACGATGCTTGAGGCATGGAAGGGAGAGCCGTTCGTGGTGAACGGTCGCACGGCGTGGGTGACGCCGCGTCCGGCCAGCGATCCCCACTCGTTGTTGGCGGTCGGCGGCTCGGTAGAGGTATCGGCATATCGGGCAGCCCAGCATCACCTGCCGTTCGTACCCGCCGTGCACGACCCGGAACTTGAGGTCGCCTATCTGGCGGAATCTGCACGGGTGGGCCACGAGACCCCCTTCTGCATGATGCCGTCCGGCCCGGGACTCGTCTTGGTCACCCGGGATCCCGATGGCCTTTGGAATCGCATCGGCGAGAATCTTCTATACGACGCCCGGGCCTATGCCTCGTGGCAGAAGCCCGACCAGCGCACCAGTTGGCAGGTCGACGCCACCGACCTGGCAACCCTCCGGGCTGGCGGCCAGCACGCCATCCTCACCCCGGAGGAGTGCGTGGACTTGATCCGCCAAACCGGAGCGGCCGTTTCCCATCCGCTCTGTGGAGGCATCGACCCGGCCATTGGTTGGGAGTCACTGCAGTTGATGGCCGACGAAGTCCTGCCGTCCCTGGCCGCCGGCTAA
- a CDS encoding crotonase/enoyl-CoA hydratase family protein, translating to MPDLLIDRDGPVMVLTMNRPSRRNAMTLAMFARLADAWDEIDADESIRVCILTGSGDHFCAGMDLRAMAGDVDASDDYDVAGRMERDGSGWIYDGLLKTRHPRVPVIAAVEGNAIAGGTEILQGTEIRVAGESATFGVSEARWSLYPGGGSAVRLARQIPFTEAADILLTGKHVSATEAKSLGLIGHVVPDGTALDRAREVAAAVASNGPLAVEAILRTLRETPGMTEDEAYSFEEPLSRAVFSSRDAKEGPRAFAEKRAPDFRRG from the coding sequence GTGCCTGATCTACTGATTGACCGTGACGGCCCCGTCATGGTGCTCACCATGAATCGCCCATCCCGGCGAAACGCCATGACGTTGGCCATGTTCGCCCGTCTGGCCGACGCCTGGGACGAGATCGACGCCGACGAGAGCATCCGGGTGTGCATCCTCACCGGTAGCGGTGACCACTTCTGTGCCGGGATGGACCTCCGGGCCATGGCAGGCGATGTGGACGCTAGCGACGACTACGACGTGGCGGGTCGTATGGAGCGCGACGGATCCGGTTGGATCTATGACGGCCTGCTCAAAACCCGTCACCCCCGGGTGCCGGTGATCGCTGCCGTGGAGGGGAACGCCATCGCCGGGGGAACCGAGATCCTCCAGGGTACGGAGATTCGGGTGGCCGGGGAGAGCGCCACGTTCGGGGTATCCGAGGCCCGCTGGTCGCTGTATCCGGGTGGTGGATCGGCGGTCCGCCTGGCCCGTCAGATTCCGTTCACCGAGGCGGCCGACATCTTGCTCACCGGGAAGCACGTGTCGGCGACCGAGGCGAAGTCATTGGGCCTGATCGGTCATGTGGTCCCCGACGGAACAGCGTTGGACCGGGCCCGTGAGGTCGCCGCAGCAGTGGCGTCTAACGGCCCTCTGGCCGTGGAAGCCATCCTCCGTACCCTTCGGGAGACACCGGGCATGACCGAGGACGAGGCCTATTCCTTTGAGGAGCCCCTTAGTCGGGCCGTATTCTCTTCTCGGGACGCGAAGGAGGGCCCGAGGGCCTTCGCCGAGAAGCGGGCGCCCGACTTCCGACGGGGCTAA
- a CDS encoding NTP transferase domain-containing protein codes for MTTEPVISLLLLAGGLGSRFGGTKQLAPVGPQGSAILDHSIREAALAGVTRVVVIGRTDLDRDIRRHLMAQHGDDLDLVMVHQDAFGPARAKPWGTGHAVVSAHAVLDGPVVVLNADDHYGPTGIARIVAAVAEPVGQMPVAAMLGFRLGQTLPATGTVSRGVCRRDSDGRLAGLVETHGIGRDSNEAQGEVIRAADPPGELSPETPVSMNIWALPLAAIEALREQWMAFHDEHRYSETSEFLLPEALDEQRAVGRLSIQVLDTDEDWIGITNREDLEVARDAFAALAQGRACSPVDEADR; via the coding sequence ATGACTACTGAACCCGTGATCAGCCTGCTGCTCCTAGCTGGCGGCCTGGGATCGCGTTTCGGGGGCACCAAGCAGTTGGCCCCCGTGGGCCCGCAGGGATCGGCCATTCTCGACCATTCCATTCGTGAGGCGGCATTGGCTGGTGTAACGCGGGTGGTGGTGATCGGACGGACCGACCTCGACAGGGACATCCGTAGGCACCTGATGGCCCAGCATGGCGATGATCTCGACCTGGTGATGGTGCATCAGGACGCCTTCGGACCAGCGAGGGCCAAGCCGTGGGGGACCGGCCACGCCGTGGTCAGCGCCCACGCTGTACTCGATGGTCCGGTGGTGGTGCTCAACGCCGACGACCACTATGGCCCCACCGGCATTGCCCGAATAGTGGCCGCGGTTGCCGAACCGGTAGGACAGATGCCTGTCGCTGCCATGCTCGGATTTCGTCTCGGGCAAACCCTGCCGGCCACCGGGACGGTCTCGCGGGGCGTGTGCCGTCGGGATTCCGATGGCCGTCTAGCGGGCCTTGTCGAGACCCACGGCATCGGCCGCGATAGCAACGAAGCTCAAGGAGAGGTCATTCGTGCCGCCGACCCGCCTGGTGAGCTGTCACCAGAGACCCCGGTCTCGATGAACATCTGGGCCCTTCCTTTGGCTGCCATCGAGGCACTGAGGGAACAGTGGATGGCCTTTCATGACGAACACCGCTACTCCGAGACATCCGAGTTCCTGTTACCCGAGGCGTTAGATGAGCAGCGAGCCGTGGGTCGGCTGTCGATACAGGTGCTCGACACCGACGAGGACTGGATCGGCATCACCAACCGGGAGGACCTAGAGGTTGCCCGTGACGCTTTTGCTGCGCTGGCCCAAGGTCGCGCCTGCTCGCCCGTCGATGAGGCCGATCGATGA